Part of the Spirochaeta isovalerica genome, GGAAAAGAAGATTTATTCAGATCCCGGAGATCTTAATAGAATCTACAATCGTGTTGAGATGGTTCGCTCTTATCTTGAGGGGGCAAGTGAACAGTTTGACAAAATACGGTTTCACCTGGATAGAATCCCGGCAATCAGCAACAGGTTTGTTAAGGGTGAATTGAGATCGGAACTCCAGTGCATAAAAAAACTCCTTCACAACTACAGAGCTGTTTCATTACTGCTTGATGAAAGGCTGAAAAATGAATTCAGTTTCAATTATATAAGCGACCCGATTCTCAAGCTGTTGGGATATGAGGTGGATCAACAGGAAAGTTTTTATATAAAAGACAGCTATTCTGATGAATTAAAGCAGATACGACGTCATTTGAGGGAAACCGAAAAAGAGATTTCCCGAATAAAGCAAGAGAGAATTGAAGAAATACGACAGACCTTTTCTCTTGATTTCCGATTTAATGATTTTCTTGTCGTTCCGGAAGGAGCCATTCCTGAAGGTTCGGAAATTATGCTCTATATCGAACCCTATGATAATTCTTCGGTAGTCGTAAAGCCGCAGCTCGGCAAAAAATATCATGATACCCGAAATGGAGCTTCTCAATACTACAAACGGGAAAAGGAGCTGGAAGAGGAAATCCTCATTTCCCTTGCAGAAACAATCGAACATGAAAGACAGTCATTGATCCTTTGTGTGAAATCATTAACCGAAATGGATCTGACTTTGGCTCGGGCTGATGCAGCTATAAAGTTCCGATGTATAAAACCTGAAATTTCTCATAATGGCTTTATTCTGGCTTCGAATTTGAGATTCCTTCCAGTGGAGGAAAACTGCCTGAATGAAAGAGTCCCTTACACCCCCCTGTCCGCTGAGTTCGATGCTCCCCATATCGTAATCAGCGGTTCGAATATGGGGGGTAAAACTGTCGTGCTGAAGACGCTTCTCTTTGCTCAGATCCTGTCTCAGATGGGGTTTTTCGTTCCCGCGACCCGCTTCAAGACAATTCTGTTCCGATCATTCAATCTCATCGGCGACAAACTCGGCACCGGAGTAAATGGCTTAAGCAGTTTCGGAGAGGAAATTATGAGTCTTATCGAAGGAGCGGCCGAAGGCAGGACACTATATATAATAGACGAGTTTGCCAGAACGACCAACTCAGCGGAAGCCCTTGCTCTTAACAGCGCTTTGCTGAAATCATTTTCGGGAAGAAAAGAAACATGGTCTTTTTCATCAACCCATCAGGAGAACCTGCCCGAACTGGAAAACATCTCCTACTGGACGATGAGAGGGCTTGATTATCTAAAATATGGTGAATACTTTCACAGTAACTTCAAAGGGGATCTTTCGGAAAGAATCAGACTTATAAACAAATACATGGACTACCGCATAGAGCCGAGAGCGGCGGGAGCTGTCAACTCACGGGATGCTTTGAAAATCGCCGATATTCTCGGGCTCGATTCTCAATTGATAGGTTATGCGGAAAAATATATGGAAAAACAGGAGAAACAGAATGGATAATAAACTGGGATTATCGCAGGAACAGATCAACCGATGCCGTTCTCTGGCCGCCGAGATCGTTGAACCGGTTCAGAATTATATACTCAAACACACGACGGACTCTGTTGAAAGGGCGACTTTACGCCTTCTGGGCGCGGACCTTGTGGACCAGGAGGATGTGCCCGTCCCCAATATCATTATAAATCAACTAAAGGACAAAATGGAGGCCGGAGCGGCCGCTTATTATATTAACGCCATTCTCAAAATGGGCTGTTCCCCGGAAGAGCTGAACAAGCAAATCGCCGAAGGTCTGAATATCGGAGAGCTGGATCTCGTCGACCGGAATCACATCATAGAGAAAGGCCGGGAACTGGTTGAAAAGTTTGCAGCGAAAGTAAAAGGACACAGAGATTTCAGAAAAAAGAAAATAGAAGCATCAGCGGAACTTCAGCCATCTCCGCTTCTCTATGTCATAGTCGCCACGGGGAACATCTATGAGGATATCAAACAGGCCCAAGCCGCCGCCGAGCAGGGAGCCGATATCATTGCGGTTATAAGAACAACGGCCCAGAGTCTTCTGGATTATGTTCCATACGGTCCTACGACGGAAGGCTTCGGAGGGACCTATGCCACACAGGAGAACTTTCGCATTATGCGTAAAGCCCTCGATGAAACCGGAGAGAAGGTCGGCCGCTACATAAGGCTTGTAAATTACGCATCAGGGCTCTGTATGCCGGAGATTGCCGCAATGGGCGCTCTTGAACGTCTGGATATGATGCTGAACGATTCCATGTACGGAATTTTGTTCCGGGATATCAATATGTACCGTACATTCGTGGATCAGCACTTTTCCCGAATGATCAACACTTTTGCGGATATTGTTATCAACACGGGAGAGGACAACTATCTGACCACTTCTGATGCTTATGAAAAAGCCTACACAGTAACGGCCTCTCAGCTTATCAATGAAAGCTTTGCCAAAAAATCAGGCATGCCCGAAAGACTTATGGGACTGGGACACGCTTTTGAGATGAACCCTTCAATCAAGAACGGCTTTTTATTCGAAATGGCTCAGGCTCAGATGGCCAGAGAAATTTTCCCCGATGCGCCATTGAAATATATGCCCCCCACTAAATACATGACGGGAGACATATTCAAAGGCTATGCCATGAACACCCTTTTCAATTTTATCGCCAAAGCTACGGGGCAGGGGATTCTCCTGCTGGGAATGCTGACGGAAGCTATCCATACCCCATTCATGCAGGACCGCTTTCTGGCCATAGCCAACGCCCGGTACGTAATGAATAATATGGGTGATCTTATGACGGACCTTGAGTTTAAGAAAGACGGAATCATGCAGAGCCGGGCAAAATCGGTTCTCAATCAGACTGAAGAATTCCTCGGTGAAATTCGCGAACAGGGACTTTTCGACTCGATCGAGAAAAAAATGTTTGCCGATATCAGCCGTCCGAAAACGGGAGGCAAAGGGCTGGATGGAGTTTACGCCAAAAGCGGAGACTATTGGAATCCCATTGAAGAATATCTCAACCGTGAACTGAATATAGCAGGAGGGGCTGAAAAATGATGATTAAAGCATATGGAGATACTATCAACGACGGAGCAGTTCAGCTTTCTTTTACTCTTCCTGTTCCATCGGGACCAAAAGCCGATGAAGCGGCCAGAATCTATGCGGGGAAATTGGGTTTTGAAGAGTGCGAAGTCGTGCACTCCAATCCCCTTGCGGAAGATTTCACTTTCTTTGTGGTTTACGGCAAAAGTCCCGTATCGGTTGATTTTTCCAAAGTTGTCGTTGAGGAAGTCGAAACCTCCATGGACTTCTATGAAGTGAATGATTTTATCAGGGACAGACTGGGGCGGAAAATCGTTGTTGTCGGAGCCTGTACCGGATCGGATGCCCATACCGTCGGAATCGATGCCATCATGAATATGAAAGGTTACGATCAGCATTACGGTCTGGAGAGGTATCCGGAAATTGAAGCATACAATCTCGGTGCCCAGATTCCCAATGAAGAACTTATCGCTTTTGCAAAAAAAGTCCATGCCGACGCCATTCTGGTCTCCCAGATTGTAACCCAGAAAGAAGTTCATATACATAATATGACAAACTTCGTTGAGTTGATGGAAGCGGAAGGTCTTCGTGAGAAAACCGTTATCTGCGCAGGCGGTCCGAGAATCGGAAATAAGCTGGCTCTGGAAATAGGTTTTGATGCGGGTTTCGGACGAGGTTCCTACCCCGAGCATGTCGCATCCTTCATCGTGGAAAAGCTGGCAGAAAAGGAACATCGGGGCTGAAGAATTAATTCGCATTTCCGGGGATTTCGATTAAAATGGTATTAGCATAAAAGATTGGGAGAATGCTTTGCAGATTATATATGAAATCCTCGGTGAAATTGAAAAGGGTGCGTCGCTGGACGATATCCGGAAACTTATCGAATATGGAAAAATAAAAAATCATACAAGTGAAGACGGAAAAACCATTCTCATGTCTGCCTGCCGATGGGGCCGGTTGGATCTTGTCGGATTTCTTCTTGAAGATGATGAAATCTTTATCGATCAGAAAGACCATTTCGGCAGGACTGCCCTGATGTTTGCCGCCGGCCATTGCCACGAAGAGATAGTCCGCTTTCTTATCGGTAAAGGGGCTAATATAAATCTTGAAAGCAAAAGGGGCTGGACTGTCCTGAAAAAAGCTGTCTCCGGCGGATCTCTGTCTATCGTCAGATATCTGGTTGAAGAATGCAAAATGGATATCGGCAAGAAAAGCAACCGGGGGGCCGACCCGGTGTTCTATGCTGCAGAAAGCAATCATCTGGAAATCTTGAAATATTTCGTAGAGGAAAGAAAGGCTTCTGTAAATCAGATCGACCGTCACGGTTGCACCGTTCTCATGAGCGCCGCCCGCAGCGGCGCTGATCAGGTTGTAAGCTATCTTATTAACGAAGCTGGTGCCGATAGGGACATTCTTTGTCTCCGGGGGATGAACACCGTTATGCATGCCATTGAAGGCAATCAGCTTTCCACGGTCAGCCTTCTCCTTGATGAGCTGGGTTATAATAAAGATTATTCAGATGGTGACGGATGGAACTATCTCATTTTCGCTTCCATTCACGGGCATCTTGATATGGTAAAATATCTGGTTGAAGAGTGTGGGATTTCTGTCAATTCCATGAGCTTCAGCGGCAGTACCCCGGTCATGTACGCCTGTCTCGAGGGCCATCTCGATGTCATTAAATATCTGGTTGAAGAAAAAAAGGCCGATCTTTCCATCGTTAATAAGGATAAGCAGACGATTATGGATATAGCGGAAGAGAACCAGAACACTCATGTTATCGACTATTTCAAGAGTTTTTCTCTTTAGTCATAATCCTGAAGCTATAATAAAACACACTGATTAACGAACCTGTTATAGCCATAATCAGAAAAGCCGTGTTCAAACTGAAGGTTTCACCCAGCCAGCCTATCAGGGGAAAAAGAGCAATCATGAAAAAGCTGAAGATCATGCTCTGGAAGGATAACACTGTCGCTCTGTATTCCTGTGGAATCAGTCTGTTTATGTAATGACTGATAGCCACCAGCAGCAGACCTTCCATAAAACCTATGACCAGGTAGAAAGGAAACTTCCAGGGGCTGAGAGCTATACCCCAGAGGGACATAAGGAGAAAAAGGGGAAGAATGAGAATCAATTTTCTTTCTCCGCCCATCTTTTGTTCTATCTTTTGTGCAAAAAGGCTGGTTAGTCCCGACAGAAGGGAAGCTCCGGCAAAAACAGCGCCTATATGAAACTCAGAAAACCCGATGTTTTTCCAGTAATTCTGAAGATAAAAGAATAAGCTCACTGTAAATGAGAAAATCAATTCGGAAAAGATTAAATAAAAAGCAATTTGTCTCCGCGACTTTACGACTTTCAAGCTTTCCAGGGTTTGCTTTTTTAACTTCTTGATCCAATGAAGGCCTTCTATACTTTTGATTTCCTGATGGACTATCGGTTCCCTGAAGCTGAATGCCGTTAAGAGAGACAGAATGACGACAGTGATAGAGAGAGCGAAAACCAGATCATATCCCCTTGTTGCAAGAAACCCTCCGACCAGAAGAGCTAAAATACTCGAAGCCTGTATGATGAATTCCTTGATACCGAGGATTTTCATGTACCGGGATTCCCGTGTCTTCATATCGAGAGAGTCGTAGAGAAGCGCCTCTCCGGCTCCGGATTCAAGATTGTAGCCGATGGCGCAGAGAACGAAGCCCAATAGCTGGAAAGCAAATCCTGTAGCCAGAAAGAGTATGAAAAGACTGGACAGGTAAAAAACACGGCCGAGAATCCGTGACGCTTTGCGGCTCCAGAGATCGGCTACGGCACCAGTCGGGATTTCCATGAGAAAGGATGTGATGTGAAACGAACTCTCGAGCATGCCCAGCTCTATGAGAGAAAATCCTCTCATGGCCAGATAGATCATCCAGATTCCTCTTGTTAAATCCAGATTGTAGAAAGAGATGAACAGATATTCCTTTTTTATATTAGCTTCCATATCTTCCTGAAAAAAAACTCTACCGGCCCATCCGGTAGAGTGAGTAAGGATTAGAAATCAGTAAATTGTTTTAAATAAAATTTGTAAATGTTTTTTTTAAATTATTTTCTTAAATTAGTATTTATTTCTAAGTTTTTTGTTTCCTGCCGCTCAAAGCGAGGAGCAGGCCCAATGCGATTGACAATAGGGCTGCAAATAAAGTTCGGTATTGGGTCGGGAGCAGAAACGTGACCGTATGAGCCGGAATCCAGAAAAAAGGGATGGTTTTGGCAAAAACAAAAGACCACATTTTTTCCCAGTCCGCTTCTTTTAACAGGCTCAATGGAGAGAACGTCGACAATTTGAAGATCCCCGATCCCTTACTGATATGTAAATCTGTCAGATGATGTGTGAGCATCATGAGCGGCGCGAAGATCACATTCATCAGCAGAGAAATAAGAAATGCTGTGAAGAAACGATTCTCAACCATGGGGAAAAGGGCTGGCACGCCATGGGAAAAAATTCCGAAAGCCATATAGATAAATACGCCCAGAAAACCCCAGATAATCATTTTAGGCAGAAGGCCGAAGTCTTTTTCCAGATAAGTGCCCTTCTTGATTCTGAGAACCAGCATTTCACCGGACGTAGCCAGCACGGCAAATTTAAGAAAAGATATAAGGGCGGGAAGTTTGTTATAAGCCTGAAGATATAAGTCTCTGGTTGGTTCGTATATAAAGAAAAAGGCAATTAGTATGCCGAACAGCGCGGCCGCAAGATCGCTTCCCTTCATAAATCCTCCCTGAATGTAGATCATTGTTGATCTGTTTATTGCAGATGTCAAGGAAAAAAATGCAGAAAAAAGAGGATAGCGAAAATTGGATAGATAATTATTACGAAATACGAATTACTCGGAAATGACTCTTTCTATTTCTCTGATAAAAGGTGCTTCGGCAGACAATCGGGAAATCATTTTACGGAATACACGTTCATTTGCCTGACTGTAAGTCAGTCCGCCGTCTTTAAACAGTTCTGTTTCGTATTCATAGAGTACGGTGCTATCCTTTCTCAAGCTGATGTGTCCTCGTAAACCCGCCATAAGCGGTGCGTTTTCAAGAACCTGAGGAAATTCGGAATAGGTCAGAGTGAAAATCAGTGAAAAGTCAGAACTGTTGCGATCGTCTGCGATCTCAAAAATACGGTTCTCGCCGCTGAATATGGCTCTTATACTGTTTTCTGTAGAAATCGTTGTTTCCTTGTTCGATTCGACAGAGAGGAATATCCGGGAAGAGAGCACAGTGATTTCCCGGATTGTTTCATCCCGGAAAAAAGCTTTGCTGTACATATTTTCCATGGGAAAACCAAACCTGTCGAAATCAATGATGATTTTTATACTGTTGGCTCCGGTCTGAAGCATATCGCTGCCAAGCGCTATGCGGGCCGTGCCGTTTATATCGGTTTGGCTGTACAGAAATCCTGTTAGGGAATTTTCTATTTTTAAAGGCAGCTTCCCTGGATAATTTTCTCCTGACCGGCAGGAAATGATTAGTTCCGCTCCCTTATTCAAAGTCGTTTCTCTCTCCTGTGATTTACCGTCTATTTCGATTGATGTTCCCAGACGGTAAATCTCAGAGAGTATGAAATCATTTATATTGCCGGTATAGACTCCTCCGATTGATCCGGAAAGTACCATTCCATAAGGAGACGTTACAAGCACCTGTGCTGCGGTTGCCAACAGATTGAATTTATCGGCTGTTGTCCGGGCAGGTGTAAAATAATCATCCTTGAGAATCTGCTGGATCCTCTGAAGCAGCTGGGAAGTTTCTTCTTCCTGTATCTGCATCCAACGGTTTTTATTCAGCCTCACATAAACCCAGAATCCCTGTTTTTCCGAATACCATGTATCGACGATCTCCCATTCTTTCAGATTCTGTTCAACCGATTGATTCAGTTTCTCATAAAAAGCGCTTCGGGTATTTCCATTGCCTCTGTCTTCTGTTTCAATTATTGTTTCAGCGGAAATGCTTGTCGATATCTCCGCTGCGAGATTCATTCTTGCCTGAGCCAGAGCCCGTTGGTAATCATCGGAACGGTTTCCGAGGTTGGACGATCCGATTCCCGTGTAGAATTCCGGGGAATAGGGGAAACTGTCGACCCAGGCCGGAGCGTTCTGAGGACTTGCAGAGAAGATAACAGCAATGAAAAATGACAGATAGAGAAAATGTTTCATATCATTATCTTATGTCAAAAATCGGGGCTTATCAATCTCGGTTTAAGATTTAAAGCTTCCCTGTAAGATCCGCCATTTCAATAGCTGACATAGCAGCGTCCCAGCCTTTATTGCCCGCTTTGGTTCCGGCTCTCTCCAGCGCCTGCTCGATGTTCTCCGTTGTCATGATGCCGTTTATTACGGGAACTCCTCTGCCCAGTGAAATTGTGGCCAGCCCTTTGGCCGATTCTGATGCCACAATATCGAAATGGGCGGTCGCTCCACGGATAACTGCTCCCAGAGCGATAACTGCGTCGTATTTTCCCGAAGCGGCCAGCTTATCGGCGGCCAGAGGAATTTCAAGGGCGCCCGGTACTTTCACGAGATCAATGTCCTTTTCTTTCGCGCCATGCCGCAAGAGACAGTCCATTGCTCCCTCCTGTAATTTTCCTGTTATCAAATCATTAAAACGGGATACGACGATGGCGAATTTCCTGCCACTGCCTGTTAGATGTCCTGAGATTTCCATTAAATAGCCTCCCTAATTTCCAGAATATGCTTCATTCTTTCTTTCTTTGTTTCCAGGTAATATCTGCTGTAAGGTGTCGCTGTGCTTTCCAGAGGAATCCTTCTGTTCACTTTGATACCCGATTGAATCAATCCTTCGACTTTCAAAGGATTGTTCGTCAGCAGTTCCACTTCTTTGATTCCCAGTTTTTTCAGAATATGAGCCGCATCTTCGTAATTCCTTTCATCAGGTGAAAAACCGAGCTTGATATTGGCATCCACCGTGTCGCAACCAGCTTCCTGCAGCCTGTAGGCTTTCATTTTATTGACGAGACCGATTCCTCGGCCTTCCTGCCTCATGTAGAGCAGGATGCCTCTTTTCTCGTTGAGTATTTCCAGAGCTTTCTTAAGCTGATTTCCGCAGTCACACCTCTGGGATCCGAAGATATCGCCGGTAAGACATTCGCTGTGAAGTCTGACTGTTATAGGACCGGACAAATCGGCCTGTTTATGGACAAGAGCAATATGCGGCATATGTTCGGATAGACCGGAAGAGAAGCAGTAAAGTTCAAAAGTACCCTTATCGGTCGGTAGAAAGACAGGCTCTTCTTCTTTACTGTAAAAAAACTCTTCCATCTCTTCTATCGAAATAAGCGGCAGATTGTGTGTGCGGGCGAAAGCCTCCAGGTCTTTTCCTCTGGTCATCGTACCGTCATCGCTCATGATTTCGCAGATAACTCCCGAAGGATGGTGACCGACGTACCGGCTTATTTCCACAGCGGCTTCCGTATGACCCTTTCTTTCTTTAAGTCCTCCCTCCGCTGCTATCAGCGGAAAAAGGTGTCCGGGACGGAGCAGGTCAGCCTCCTCGCTTTGACAGTTAATAATAGTCTGGATTGTCAAAAGTCTGTCAAAAGCTGAAATCCCCGTTGTCGTTCCCTCCGCAGCATCGACTGAAATCGTAAAGGCAGTTGAATACTGACTGCTGTTCGAACGGCTCATGAGTGGAAGATTCAGTCTTTCCGCGGTCGATTTCTCTATGGGAAGACAGATCAATCCTCTTCCGTACTTCGCCATGAAAGAAATCTGATCTACGGTAATGCATTGCGCTGATACCATCAGATCTCCTTCGTTCTCTCTTTCAAAATCATCTGTTACGATGATCATCCCGCCGGAACGGTAATGTTCCAACGCGCTTTCAATCCTCTTTTTCACATTCATTGTCCATATCCCCATTGTGTCAGTTGATTTGTAGAAATATCTGTTTTCATTTGATAACTCATCAAATTCTCCACATATCGTCCAAGCATATCCGTTTCAATATTGACGCGGTCCCTGTTTTTACGGATGGCCAGAGTTGTTTTTTCATAAGTATGAGGAATAATCTGCAGTTGAATCCTATTGGTTTTTCTCTCTGCGCTGGCTATTGTCAGGCTGATTCCATCCACAGCAATCGAACCTTCGTCAATCATGTACTTCATCAATACTGAGGGGACGTCTAGAGTCAATCGATACATTTCTCCCTCCTTCCTTATGTTTCTTATTTCCGCTGTTCCATTGACATGCCCCTGAACAAGATGGCCGCCAAGACGTTCACCAAGAGCCATAGCCCTTTCCAGGTTGACGATCTCTCCTGTTTTCATGGATCCGGCATTTGTCTTTCTGAGAGTTTCTGCGGAAATATCTGTTACAAAAAATGAGCCTCCCATGTCCGTAACTGTCTGGCAGATCCCGTTAACACTGATGGAATCGCCTATCTTTGTGTTCTCAAGAACCATATGGGCCTGATAAGATGCTTTCAATCCCATGCTGACCCTGGACAGTGTGAGCACAGTACCTGTTTCCTCTATCAATCCTGTAAACATTCAAAACCTCCATCCGTGAAAGACTGTTTGATTGTTGATCATCTCGAATTCTGTTTTTCCGAATCTCAGAGATTGATTCATCAGACCTGTCTGCAGGTTTCCCACGGCATCGATTCCCGTTCCGCATATCAGAGGAGCCGTGTAGATTGATAAGCGGTCATAAGCCTGTTGTTGCAGAAATGATGTGTATACCGCCTTTCCTCCTTCAACAAAAACGGAACAGATTCCCTTTCTGTAAAGCCTTTGGAGAAGATGCGGGAGATCTGTGAACTCCAGAACTTCTATTCCTTTTTCAGTAAAATAAAGCTTTTTCTTTTTCCGGCTGTCAGGACTGGTGACTACAATGGTCCGGGTCCTGTCATCGTCGCTGAATATCTCCCGTTCTTGAGGGAAGTCGAGCGATCTGCTGAGAACTATTCTTATGGGATTTTTCCCCATATCAATAAGTCGCGAATTCAGTTTGGGGTTATCTGCCCGGACTGTGCCGGCTCCGACCAGAACGGAATCATATAGGGACCGGTACCGATGTACATCTCTTCTGGCATCTTCATCGGTAATCCACTTGGAATCGCCTCCCGATGTAGCAATTCTCCCATCCAGAGTCTGGGCTATTTTCAAATGAACAAATGCCCTCTGTTCCTTCTGGTTTACATTGAAAACTTCATTGAGCTTTTCCGCTTCATCTTTCAAAAGTCCTTCTCTGACAGTAATTCCCCGGGATTTCAGTCTGGCGACCCCCATACCGTTTACATGCGGATTGGGATCATTTGCGGCAATCACGACTTCCCTGATTTTTTCCGCAATGATTCTGTCGGTACAGGGCGGTTGTCGTTTTCCTGGATAAACGGTACAGCAGGGTTCGAGAGTGCAGAAGAGTGTCGCACCCGAAACAGATTCGGAAGCATTCTCTATAGCATCGATTTCAGCATGAAGAGATCCCGGTCCTCTGTGACAACCTTCCCCGATAATTCTTCCATTTTTTACCAGTACAGCTCCGACTGCTGGATTGGGAGAGACCGATCCTATGGCGAGAGATGCCAGTTCCAGAGCCCTTGTCATAAAGTTTTGGTGGTTCATTTATCCCCCGATTAAAAAATCAGACGCCGGGGGTAAAAAAGAAAACCCCCTGACGGAATCAGGGGGTGTATTGATATCATAAACGATTCGATTTCCTTTCATCCGGACTGTACCGTCGGCTCTGGAGTTCCACCAGATCAGTCTATCGTTTTGCGATAGAGTCGCGGGCTATAACCGCCGGTTTGGAATTGCCTTGCAAGGCTCACCATACCCCGAAAATCTTGAGGTGAGATTATTTCACATTTTTGTGTTTGTCAATAAAATTTTATTTAATTCTCCTATGGCTGTTCGCGTATCGGGTGCTTCCAAAGCTGTTTTTTTATAGGATGGATCTATCTTATCATTTTTTATTTTCTTTACAGTAAGATAGTTACCGCTATTTCTCAATACTTCTCTTTCCCGGTTCCTTCTTTCAAAGATTTCCATAGCGCTACTATTTAAACCGGGATCTCTAAAGGGGGTTCCGACAGTTGCCAGCGCCATTAACATCTCATCATGGAGTGGTATGCGGGAGCAAAGCCTTTTGTCATCACTGCGAATGGCCGCTATGGTTATTCCTCTCTGGCGTCCAATAGCCGGTCCTTCTCCAATATGGAACTCAGCATCGTACAAAGCTTTTCGGAAGGGGATGGAAGAAGAATAGGAGATCAGGATTCCGTCGCGGGATATGCGGCTCTTCAGAAGGCTCAGAAATTCTACTGAATAAAGCACGGGATCATTGGAGGGTGAGAAACCGTCGTGAAAAACAATATCGAAGTATTTTTCAGGCAATTCGGGAATGATGGCCCTCGCATCGCCGCAATGAAAAATCAACTGTCCGCTTAACTGATTCTGAATAAAGCCATCGACCGCCCGATCGTACATCTCTTTGCTTTCAATCTCCAGAGGAAGACAGGATCCTAAAAAAAGCAACTC contains:
- a CDS encoding riboflavin synthase, translating into MFTGLIEETGTVLTLSRVSMGLKASYQAHMVLENTKIGDSISVNGICQTVTDMGGSFFVTDISAETLRKTNAGSMKTGEIVNLERAMALGERLGGHLVQGHVNGTAEIRNIRKEGEMYRLTLDVPSVLMKYMIDEGSIAVDGISLTIASAERKTNRIQLQIIPHTYEKTTLAIRKNRDRVNIETDMLGRYVENLMSYQMKTDISTNQLTQWGYGQ
- the ribD gene encoding bifunctional diaminohydroxyphosphoribosylaminopyrimidine deaminase/5-amino-6-(5-phosphoribosylamino)uracil reductase RibD yields the protein MNHQNFMTRALELASLAIGSVSPNPAVGAVLVKNGRIIGEGCHRGPGSLHAEIDAIENASESVSGATLFCTLEPCCTVYPGKRQPPCTDRIIAEKIREVVIAANDPNPHVNGMGVARLKSRGITVREGLLKDEAEKLNEVFNVNQKEQRAFVHLKIAQTLDGRIATSGGDSKWITDEDARRDVHRYRSLYDSVLVGAGTVRADNPKLNSRLIDMGKNPIRIVLSRSLDFPQEREIFSDDDRTRTIVVTSPDSRKKKKLYFTEKGIEVLEFTDLPHLLQRLYRKGICSVFVEGGKAVYTSFLQQQAYDRLSIYTAPLICGTGIDAVGNLQTGLMNQSLRFGKTEFEMINNQTVFHGWRF
- a CDS encoding MnmC family methyltransferase; the encoded protein is MQAEQKALQIISAFMESEIIDKSKLVTELKKNDLLVKTDDGTYTLRSTSESELMHSRIGALKEAFEKFAYPSGIADRKKPKLLDLCSGMGYNSLAALSCNDETEIHLVEMSRELLFLGSCLPLEIESKEMYDRAVDGFIQNQLSGQLIFHCGDARAIIPELPEKYFDIVFHDGFSPSNDPVLYSVEFLSLLKSRISRDGILISYSSSIPFRKALYDAEFHIGEGPAIGRQRGITIAAIRSDDKRLCSRIPLHDEMLMALATVGTPFRDPGLNSSAMEIFERRNREREVLRNSGNYLTVKKIKNDKIDPSYKKTALEAPDTRTAIGELNKILLTNTKM